AGCCAGGCTCATTTGTGAATGACAGGAGGTGACCTTTCCCTTGCAGCACTCGGGGAGTTGGAGGGGGTGCTGGTGACACACAAAATAGCCTGGAAGCCTGCAAAATGCAGCGAGAAGGCAATGCCAACACGTCTCCTCAAAACCTCTGCTTGGGTAAAGGCGTAGATGACAAGCTCGGCCTGACAGCTGTAATTGCCTCTGCAATTCAACTCTGTCAACTTCAAAACAAGTTCCTGGGTTTTGGGCCCATCGCAGCTGTCAATGGCCGAAGGGTTACATTTGCTTTAGCCAAAGGCACTGAAGAGCCAAGGCGATCTGATCGCACCACCTCCAGTAACGGAGCTGGCAATTAACCTCATGTTGCTGCGTTTCTGCCTGTTGCCTTGACAGTGACTTCCCTTCCTGAAGGGCTCGGAGGATGCAGGCCCTCGCGCCCCGGTCGCTGTCGGGAGCCCCGAGTGGGCGCTTCTGTGGAGGGGGCTGGCAAACGCCTCATCCCAAGAGCATCACTACTGCAGGGAGTGGGAAGACTAAGGTGAGGAGGAGCAAACGGGGCCATAAACCCACCTATttattttggtggtggtttAGATTGCTTTAAGGGAGGGTCTTACTAACTTCAGGTATAACACCTAAGTGTGCTTGTCAGTCACCACTTAGTGACCAAGTAACATAACTGTcagcaaaataaacaagatTTTAGCAACTTTAAAGTTGCTATACTTTGTTCTCGCCTTTTTAAGGCTCATTCAGAGCACTGAAAACCAAACACCTTCGAAATTActatttatctttctttctaGTAACTGtctgatatattttaatttgagGAATACTTTGAACCTCCATAAAGCAAGAACTATCACATCTGTCCTTAGTAGTGATACTTAAAGATACCAAGTCCAATAATAAAACACAGATGCACGCTGTGTTTCCAACAatgatttagatttaaaaaattagcaTTAATAGGGATACAGctcactaattaaaaaaaagttaggaaattgttttcaaatgttaaaattaCTCCTATTAAGTTgctacaatttttattttctagtgaCTGTATCCTAATTTATGACAACTAATAGCTTTGAGATTCCGTCCTGTCCCTCGCCCTTTCAACAGGGGTTTGTAACCCACTGGCCATCTTCAATCCACCTCCCATAGCTGGCGCAGGAGCTGCTGTAGCCAGCACTCCATAACGGCAGGCTTTTTTCCTTGCCTATTTAACCACAAGCATTCTTCCCTCTGCTACTGCAGACCGCCCCCCCCATCATGCCAAAGAGTCCTGATCACGGCTTCCTTGCCTTATTCCCCCGCCCCCTTCAGCACAGGCTCTGACTTTTGGTTAGCTCAATTCCACCTCAACTTTTATGAGACGACGAAGCTCAAGCATGCAGGCCAGCCTGCCTGCGTATTGCCTTGTTCCCTATTTTTCTGTTAACATCTGGCATACTCATTTCACATTTTGCACAGTGAGGCAGAAGTATTAGATCAGTTATCTACACAAAGCAGATGCATCTAGAATGTCATAGTTATTGGCCAGAATTGCCAATACTGTAGTTAAGCAGCTATTGAGCTAAATGTCCTTAAATGCAGTAGCTTAAACCAACACCGATTAACACCAGAGAGGATCTAATGCTGCAGTTTCCCCCACGTTTTTTGATTTACACAGTATCATGAtgattctgggttttttctcaCCGTAGTCATAGTACTTGTGCATTCTGAAGGACGCCATTACGCACAGGCTAACTTCTTTCCCATCAGTACAAAACAGCATTCTCTCCAAAGGGTAAATTTTCATCTCCCTGCTTTTGTTCCCTAACTCTCCAGCTGAACTATGACCTCGCAGCCCAAAGACCCCCTGCTTAGGCTGCAGTTCCTTTTCTTAGGTCAGATAGGAAAGAACTCAACCATGTACTAAAATAGGAGCTTGCTAAGTCCTTGCTCACGGCCCGCTCGGTTTCCCATTGCCGCGCCAGGGGCTTTACGAGACACCACCACCTACCCCATCCGAAGGGAAGGAGCCTCCCCCCTCAGCACAGAACCAGGGGAAACATTCTTTTCTGAATTAGAGTCAGCTACCAGTTAACTTCTGAGTTTGGATTTTGCAGTGAGGACAAAGTTTTTCATTGCGCTAACTCATGTTTTCTGGAGACTTTTTACGTAGAACTATTGAACTGAATGTCCTCCATAAAATTTACCTTTATTGTTTCCTCcagaagaaacaggaggaatagagggaaaaaaagggaagaagtatataggtttgttttcttcttgtaagAGGCTAATCCACAGAGTGTAAAAGTTTAATTATCTTAGTGTAAATAGCATGTTTGTTTAGTGCTTTCATGTATAGTTCCAAATGAAGTAAGTAGAGCAATGCTGCTGTTTACATCCAGACTCCCAAACCTCCCACACCTACTTGAGTTAACAACAGATTGCAAACTCTCTCTCAGACCATGTACAGGGTGGAGGGAAAGGACTACTTTTGCCTTTACACCAAAAAGTGCTTACAGCCTAATATATGATAAAtcattttgtaaaaaaagtAACTACATTGTGTCACTGGTGTGGACAGAAGCAAGCAAGGAGTATTATGCCATCACTCAGCTTTTTACCAATACATAATTAGATCTAACATCTTCCCAAATAAGATGGTTTCCTTGAAATTATATAGTGGTATTTATTTCAACTGAAAATGTACAGTGAAACAGACAAGTAGGACatgccttttcttaaaaaaagaaaactaaccAACCCTACTGACCATTGCTACTTACAAATAATGTAAATTATTATTCCACCAATTGTAAGGAAGCATCTTAAATAGAACAGCAAGATTCTTAATCAAGAAAGAGTATTGCTTACATAGCTTGGACTGCTTCTGAAGTGCGATTTTATTCTTAGTTTCACACAGacagaacaaaaatggaaaacccTCAAATTCACAGTGTATATAAGTTATCTGAAGTTATCCTGCAGCTGAAATCTAACAAAGGCTACTGATACCACCCACTTTGCACCAGCAAAGCCTTCACTTACTGCTTAAATATTCCTGTTTTACAAACACCGCAATTAACAGTAGCATGGAGGGATAAATTTACTCAGAGAGCAGCcgatgaaaatattttcctgtatttaaatGAGATGTAATTACAAGTTTGGTAAAACAAACCATTCTGTTTATGACGGAAGTTAAAGCAGCCCCAAAACACTGTCATTAATCCTGAGACCCTGTATCAGAACATGTCAGTTCCCAGGTGTTCAACAGGAGGTCGTTCCCAACTGTGTACATAGTCATACACATCCGTAcaagtatgaaaaaaagaaaggcctGTGTACTGACTTAACAGATTCACTATGACTTTCTTGCTCAGATTTGCTAGGAAAACCAGCATAATTTATCAGTTTTAGGCACATTTACAGGGAAGACTGCCATTTTTGGACCACCTTCTCCCAAAACTGTATTAGACCACAGATTCCTGTATAGCAGACTATGAATCGCTTCTTTCATTgccagtttgttttctttctgggtCAAGGGAACTGccttcaaataaaattttgtttctcattCCTTCTTTAAGCATTCTTTGCTGGATCCTGTGTTGGGCCAAGTTGTACCTGCAGTAAAACCTAGAGGAgaggatgaaaagaaaacatgattcCCTGCTTTATGAGTGACAGTATCAAATCAAGAGTTATTCAGCGAGTTAAAAAGTTGAAACCACATATAATAATGCTAGCAAAATTCATTATGAAATGAtgcataatgaaaatattaggGAAACTGCTATTTCTTTAAGGCAAACATTATGCAGCCACTGAGGAGCAGGATAAACCAGTCCAATAGAAAATGCTAATTTCTATAATTTGGATCTTAATTTCATGACCATTTACTATGCTGCCATTATAATTAGGACAGAAGGATGGCATatgtgaagggaaaaagaaggaattaagaaagatggaaataaCTGGGTGGTTTGATCTCTTAGGATTCAAGAGCCAAtagcaggtttttaaaaaaatattaccataAAGATTCAAAGGCATGGAACTCTTCtcctatagaaaaaaaatattttggggagaaggaagaggacaCTTCGCTATGAAAGTTTTTTATGGAGTTTcaaaaacagtgtcaaaggtCACTGTTGTTGGCTGTACAAAGCAGCCAACGTATCTGTCAAAATTCAAGAAGAGTTTTACATACCAGTATCCTAACATCGTACAAATAAAGCCGCCAACTGCAAAGTCACAAGATCTTCTAACTctacctgaaagaaaaacaaaaatcctccAAAAAATTAGAGACAAAACCTTGGATGAGTTCCCATTATTAATAAAAACTAAGAGCaaacaggaattaatttttccttgcaaataaatatataaaacccAGAAGGAATAAGTACTTACTAGTTGCTAAAAAATGTCCAAGGCCCACAACTAAAGAACCCAGGGAGCCATAGAGCACTGATTCTCGTGCACATGGGACACTTTTAACGTCAAGAAATCCTAGGAGCTTAaaggactgaaagaaaaaaaaacacaccataaatttaaaaaagtacttttgTAGAAGTCTATGATGCCAACTTCATTGTAAAACTGACTTGTTACcttagatgtcaaaaataaacaCTTGTGGATTTCCTGCTTCCAGGGTTATATGTGAGCAAATGTGAACACTTGCAACTGTATCAGGAATGGTTCTGGAGGAGTTAACTACTGATATAGGAAACATAATTTTGTACAAACCTGTCAATCCATCCTTTCTATTGAATCATATAAAAgaactatttcattttttcctttacattccccaaaaaaggaagggagaaaatcCTTAGCAATCCAGGATCGTTGTTCAAAACCAACATACATCACAACAAACAGGTAAGGTTACAAACAATTATGTAGTTAGTTATGCCATGTAATTTTAATATCTGAAAAAGCAAAcgtgcttaaaaaaaaagtggaattaCTGGAGAATGCACAGTATAAGGAGAACCTTATACTGAACACGGAATAAAAGCATTTATGAACCAGTAAGTTTTAACCTCATCCTACATACAGGCAGGGGCTGTGCACAGAAATTCTATATACAACCAGAGTTTTTACACGAACCTACTGGTAGaaattattcaaattatttcataCTCTGCCTCAAATTTATAACTTACTCTAGCTTACCTCTATCagttttctatttaattttcaaatggtAATTATATGTGGCATTCATAAACCCAGCTGTGAATTGACAAGTatggttttcatttcagagatgCCTACATTGGCTTCCGCATAACCCAAGTCTTCTAACTTGAATGCAACTCTTACCTGACAAACATCCTTGCAAATGCACATTGGCGCCACAAGCAGGAGTGAGAAAGTACATGCAAAAAGGCCCCAAGATGACATGGGTCAGGGTTAAAGTGGCTGCACCATAGTAACATCGGCACATCTTTCTGGTAGTAATTCTTTTGTTAGGGACAGTATTAGAATTTGTCTTCTATTGTGTTTAAGTCCTTAGACTGTTAAATATCACAAGTGCAACTCTATCAACTAAAATatcaaaagattatttttaagtcgTTTTAATTTTTTGTCAAGCTATTTGACTTGGACAAAGTAGATTTTGAAGATGGAGTAGTATAGTCAACTGTTTGTGGAGGGCTGACAACTTTGTGAGACGAGTCATCCTGAAACATGTCTGACTGTGGCAACAGGGATGGCAAGTATCTGACAACATCTGGATTTGTATTAAAGTATGGAAATCCCCATCAATAATTTTATCTATGTTCCCTCTGGACGACCATCAGCTGTGTCCACATAATCCCTCTGTACAAATAAGACAAGAAGGATTTGGTCTATGTTGGTCTAGCCTCCTGATGAGTAATCTCAAGTACTGTCATATGGAAGAGGTCACTTGATACGTTGCTGTTGTTGGCTAAGAAGGTATCCCTGCCACATCCATGCAGCATGATGTATccttttaaaatagtatttcacCTGTTGCTATACTTGAAATCCCTCGTTATGACTGCAACCATTGCTAACTACAGGCGTTATGAAGGCCAAGCGTCAGGACAATGTTTCACCCACAGAGACAGAGGCCCGTAAGGGGGTTCTATGGAAAAATGAACACAgagcccccaccccacccacctgGCCCTACAGAGCCTCGGTCCTGCCATCGGTTTCCATGTATTGTTCCCTAATTGTTTCCTCGCGAGCCAAACCAGCGGGGGTTCACACTGCTTTGCGATAACCTCTCCTGCCCCCATAACAGGCCTCCCCTTCTGCTTCCGCGGGCGCTGACACGCGTGGGCGCGGGGACCCGGGCGGCCgcgcagctccagctccagctccagctccagctcctcctcctcctcctccccatcatcatcatcctcctcctcctcctcctcttcctcctcatcccaACGCCCGGCTGCGCTCCAGCGGCGCGGGCGGTGAAACGTTAAAACACGCGAAAGGCTCCGCCGACCCCTGCCTCTGAAGGGATGCCCCgagggccgccccgccgcccacAGCGCGAAGCCCGGCGGGACCGCCGGGGCACGGCTCCTTCAGCCGCCCGTCTCAAGCCAGGGGAAGGCTAGGGGACCTCACGCTCTGGTGAGGGGGGCGGGCTGCGGGCGGGAAGGGCcgttgctccctccctcccgccctccATTACCTTCCTCGGCTCAGAGTCGCCCTCGCCCGCCATGATGTGACAGCGCGGCCCGTGAACCAGCGAGCCCGGACTACGGGCCGCCTAGAGAGGGCAGGCGGAGGGGCCGCTCAatccgccccggcccgccccttCTCTATGGTGccggcgggggagggggcgggcgAGCGCGCCGGCGCCATTTTAGGTCTCGGGCTGAGATTCCAGCAAAATCCTTTGTTCGGTGAAATGGGTCACGGAGCAGGGGGCGCGCGCGGGCGAGCGCgcgcgggggcgggggaagggagCGCGGCGCTGGCGCTCGCGCTCAGCCGGCCCCAGGCGcgcgccgccgccaccgcccggGGGTGTCgggtttgctgctgctgcgggaggCGGGTCTGGCGCCCCCGCAGGGACGGAGCCCCGTCACCCGTGTCCCCGGCCCGGTGTGCGCGGGATGGGCGACACAGGGGCTCCGTGCGCCCCCCTGCTGCTCTCTGGTCTCGGCGCTCCGTGGCACGGAACGGCGCGCTGGGGACGGGTGTGAAACCAGGTCCCTGCTCAGGGGTGTGCCATAAATCCTCGAAGAGAGGCCCTGCCTCAGCCGGGCGGCCCCAGCCTGGCTGAGCTCAGTtattaaaagctgaaatagTAATAACAGGACTAACAGACGTAAGCATGCTTAGTGAGTAGCACCTAGTGGGAGAAGGAGATTATGGGAGCCCTGACAGGGCGTAGATAGCCTGAACAGTACCGAAATCGCAGAGGGTGGGAGAGGGTCAGTGTCTGCAGGATACATCCAGAGTGCTGGAACAGGACGAGGACAAGGAAAAGGCAACGTGCAACTGGGAGAAGAGTACCCCcctggcagggggaaggaggtggaggaagaatTGTTTCTTGAAAATTACCTCGTGTGGGACATTTACAACTAAATTAGGCAAAACACTAGTGGGTTCAGAAGGAGTAAGTCCTGTGCCAAATCAGGTAGACATACTGGA
This Phalacrocorax aristotelis chromosome 3, bGulAri2.1, whole genome shotgun sequence DNA region includes the following protein-coding sequences:
- the COX20 gene encoding cytochrome c oxidase assembly protein COX20, mitochondrial; its protein translation is MAGEGDSEPRKSFKLLGFLDVKSVPCARESVLYGSLGSLVVGLGHFLATSRVRRSCDFAVGGFICTMLGYWFYCRYNLAQHRIQQRMLKEGMRNKILFEGSSLDPERKQTGNERSDS